The proteins below come from a single Thermopolyspora flexuosa genomic window:
- a CDS encoding SIMPL domain-containing protein, translating to MAERAEPLVRVRGEATLEVEPEIARLTVVVRAQDKNRRRTLERLTERQRSCRRLIDRYEEAVEDVGTSAVVITPELREGRAERVRAYHGAVRLRVTVRDFTVLGELVSRLADEEPVTVEGPSWELRPGSDAYRRAAEQAVQAALARARTYAGALGAEITGLVEIADTGLSHDTIHPPPVPFAFTAAVPGAAPESAPPPLDLEPHPIQVHASVEATFTLAPPQAL from the coding sequence ATGGCCGAACGAGCCGAACCCCTGGTCCGCGTCCGCGGGGAGGCGACGCTCGAGGTGGAGCCGGAGATCGCCCGGCTGACCGTGGTGGTCCGGGCGCAGGACAAGAACCGGCGCCGGACCCTGGAGCGGCTCACCGAGCGCCAGCGGTCGTGCCGCAGGCTCATCGACCGGTACGAGGAGGCGGTCGAGGACGTCGGCACCTCGGCGGTGGTGATCACCCCGGAGCTGCGCGAGGGCCGCGCGGAGCGGGTGCGGGCCTACCACGGCGCGGTACGGCTCCGCGTCACCGTGCGCGACTTCACCGTGCTCGGCGAGCTGGTCAGCCGGCTCGCCGACGAGGAGCCGGTCACCGTGGAGGGCCCGAGCTGGGAGCTGCGGCCCGGCTCGGACGCCTACCGCCGTGCGGCCGAGCAGGCCGTGCAGGCCGCGCTCGCCCGGGCGCGCACGTACGCGGGCGCGCTCGGCGCCGAGATCACCGGCCTGGTGGAGATCGCCGACACCGGCCTCTCCCACGACACGATCCACCCTCCGCCCGTCCCGTTCGCGTTCACCGCGGCCGTCCCCGGGGCCGCGCCCGAGTCCGCCCCGCCCCCGCTCGACCTGGAGCCGCACCCGATCCAGGTGCACGCCTCGGTCGAGGCGACGTTCACCCTCGCCCCGCCGCAGGCCCTCTGA
- a CDS encoding TrkA C-terminal domain-containing protein, protein MKRRVSAVPDLHVREHRLAGGRRLFTVTLADGTLVSVAVDPATSTRELAITPPGGDAATARAAFRDPEATVVAAILGGMRFVVEGYEEYGEPPVRALNLRTVTIGPSSPAVGRRLHEIEVPSPDDAEVIGVIHEDEPGLIQRDPGRTCRPGDRLVIVGRPGAMSRTVAHLLG, encoded by the coding sequence ATGAAGCGCCGCGTCTCCGCCGTCCCCGACCTGCACGTCCGCGAGCACCGCCTGGCGGGCGGGCGGCGCCTGTTCACGGTGACGCTCGCCGACGGCACGCTCGTCAGCGTCGCCGTGGACCCCGCCACGTCGACCCGCGAGCTCGCCATCACCCCGCCCGGAGGCGACGCGGCGACCGCCCGGGCCGCGTTCCGCGACCCCGAGGCGACCGTGGTCGCCGCGATCCTCGGCGGCATGCGGTTCGTGGTCGAGGGCTACGAGGAGTACGGCGAGCCGCCGGTCCGCGCCCTCAACCTGCGCACGGTCACCATCGGCCCCTCCTCGCCCGCCGTGGGCCGCCGCCTCCACGAGATCGAGGTACCGTCCCCGGACGACGCCGAGGTGATCGGGGTCATCCACGAGGACGAGCCCGGCCTCATCCAGCGGGACCCCGGCCGTACCTGCCGCCCCGGGGACCGGCTCGTGATCGTGGGCCGCCCGGGGGCGATGTCGCGGACCGTCGCCCACCTGCTCGGCTGA
- a CDS encoding hemerythrin domain-containing protein: MPADVIELITADHRDVEALFAEMKRHPENRPALFAEVCAKFLAHSVAEEERVYPEIAKLVPEERPEVEHGTSEHHKAEEMLFALQDMDCDSPEFERVLDEFIAAVHEHVQEEESQVLPVLAKAAPKRLLQELGRAFSEGKAEVLRNPSAITPESIKQTATAPEKAGARRTGGAKGARASGKAAPAGKPTEGRSKEELYEQAKQAHIPGRSGMTKDELAEALRKHH, from the coding sequence ATGCCCGCTGATGTCATCGAACTGATCACCGCCGACCATCGTGACGTCGAGGCGCTCTTCGCGGAGATGAAGCGGCACCCGGAGAACCGGCCCGCGCTGTTCGCGGAGGTGTGCGCAAAGTTCCTCGCGCACTCGGTGGCCGAGGAGGAGCGCGTCTACCCGGAGATCGCCAAGCTGGTGCCGGAGGAGCGGCCGGAGGTGGAGCACGGCACGTCCGAGCACCACAAGGCCGAGGAGATGCTGTTCGCGTTGCAGGACATGGACTGCGACTCGCCGGAGTTCGAGCGCGTGCTCGACGAGTTCATCGCGGCCGTGCACGAACACGTGCAGGAGGAGGAGTCGCAGGTGCTCCCGGTGCTGGCGAAGGCCGCGCCGAAGAGGCTGCTGCAGGAGCTGGGCCGCGCGTTCAGCGAGGGCAAGGCCGAGGTGCTGCGCAACCCCAGCGCGATCACGCCGGAGAGCATCAAACAGACCGCCACGGCGCCGGAGAAGGCCGGGGCGAGGAGGACCGGCGGGGCGAAGGGGGCCCGCGCCTCCGGGAAGGCGGCACCGGCCGGGAAGCCCACCGAGGGCCGGTCGAAGGAGGAGCTCTACGAGCAGGCCAAGCAGGCCCACATCCCCGGCCGCTCCGGGATGACCAAGGACGAGCTGGCCGAGGCGCTCAGGAAGCACCACTGA